The genomic stretch AAGGCAAACCAGGCCATATCGAAGCCGTGCCAGTACCAGGGCAGGCTGTCCCAGTTCAGGAACACCATAAAGTCTGGCAGTACCGGGTGGCCGTAGGTGCCACGATCACCGATTTGGCGCATCAGGTACATGCCCATGGCGTAGCCGCCAATGGCAAAAAACGCCCCATGGCCCAGGCTCAAGATACCCAGGTAGCCCCATACTAAATCGACCGCGACCGCGAGCAGCGCGTAGCTTAGGTACTTGCCGAACAGGTTAACGGTGTAAGCGTTCACATGCAGCGGGTGCCCCTGGGGCACCGCCAGATGCAGCACGGTGACCAGCAGCAGCGCGGCAAACAGCACGCCGAGGAAGGTCTGGGTGGCCCGCTCACCGAACGGGCGGGTGAGCCAAAACTGGCTGGATGTTGCTTGCGTCATCATGGGTTAGCCCTCCGCAGCCCGGCCCTTCTGCGGGAAGAGTCCACGCGGGCGTTTTTGAATAAACAGAATGATGAAGACCAGCACGATAATCTTGGCCAGCACCGCGCCCGCCCAGGGTTCCAGCACCTGGTTGATCACCCCCAGCGAGAGCCCTGCCACCAGCGTGCCCCACAGGTTACCCACGCCGCCGAACACCACCACCATGAACGAGTCGATGATGTAGTTCTGGCCCAGGTTGGGGCCCACGTTGGTGAGCTGGGAGAGCGCCACGCCCGCCAAGCCCGCCACGCCGGAACCCAGCGCAAACGTCATGATATCCACGCGGGTGGCGCGAATACCCATAGAGCGCGCCATGGCGCGGTTCTGGGTCACGGCACGCACTTCAAGCCCTAAGCGGGTGCGACGCATAATCAGCATCAGCGCAGCGAACACCACCAGCGCAAAACCCAGCACGAACATCCGGTTGAGGGTCAGCGAAAGCGCGTCGTTGATCACCAGCGAGCCGCTCATCCACTCCGGCGTCACCACGGTGCGGTTGAGCGGTGAAATCACCGTACGCACCAGCTGCTGTAGAATCAGGCTGATACCGAAGGTTGCCAGCAGGGTTTCCAGCGGGCGGCCTTTGAGGAACTGGATCACGCCCCGCTCAATGGCAATGCCCACCAGCGCCGCCACCATAAAGCCCGCCGGAATTGATAGAATCAGCGCCAACCCGGGCTGGCCCGGCAGCAGTTGCTGCATCATCCAGGTGGTGTAGGCGCCCAGCATCATCAGCTCGCCGTGGGCCATGTTGATCACGCCCATCACGCCAAAGGTAATCGCCAGGCCAATCGCTGCCAGCACCAGCACCGAGCCAAGGCTCAAGCCGAAGTAGAGCGTTTCCAGGCCCCGGTTAATCTTGAGCTGCTGCTCAATGCCTGCCAGCGCGGTGGCTGCTGCATCGGCAACAATCGGGTCTTCACTATTCGCGGCACGGCCTAACGCCACGCGAGCACGCGGGTGAAGGCTGCCGGTGAGCGCCTCGACACCCGCCATCTCGCCCTGCTCGGCGCGATAAATCGCCACCGCTTGGGCCAAGCGCGTGCGAACGTACTCATCTTCCGCGTCAGCAATCACCGGTTCCAGCGTATCGGCCAGCTCGCCGTCCACTTCGCCCAGCAAGCGGTCGGCGGAAGTGCGGCGGCGCTCGACGTTAGGCGAGTAGAGGTCCACCACGGCAATGGCGCTGCGCAGCTGGTTGCGCAGCGCGTTGTTGATACCGATGCGGTCCAGGTCGCGGCGGGACATTTCGCCCAGCGACTCGTTGGTCAGCGCATCGGCCACCGGCCAGTCACGGCCACGGTTCTCGAGCACCAGCACGAAGCGGCCATCGTCGATGCGCTGAAGGCGGCCATCCAGCAGCGCCTGCAGCCAGTCGCGGGCACGCTCATCATCGCTTTGCAAAATAGCGGTAATGGCTTCGCCTTTATCGCGGTAGGAGTCCACATCCAGCGCGGTTAACAGCGCGAGTGCGGCTTGGTCATCGGGGGTCGAGGAGCTGCTTTGTGCCTGCGCCGACACGGCGGTGCCGAGTAGCATCAAGCACAGCAGCCCCAAGGAAAGGAAACGCCTCATGGGGTTCTTCCTTTGGTGATCAAATGGGGGAGATAGCGTGCTCCCCTACTGCGCCATTGCGCTGGCGCAGTAAGGGACGGAAGTTACTCGGCGAGCGCTGCTTCGGCTTCTTCTGCTGCGGTGCTGCCACCACAGGAACCGTTCACAACGTTAAAGTTGCCGCACTCCATGGGCTTGCGCCAATCAGAGATCAGGTCACGGGAGCCCGGCAGGTAATCCGACCACGCATCACCGGCCACGGTAGAGGGCGTTTGCCAGACGATATCGAACTGGCCGTTATCCTGAACTTCACCAATCAGCACCGGCTTGGTGATGTGGTGGTTAGGCATCATCGCCGCGTAACCGCCGGAG from Halomonas meridiana encodes the following:
- the urtB gene encoding urea ABC transporter permease subunit UrtB, with the translated sequence MRRFLSLGLLCLMLLGTAVSAQAQSSSSTPDDQAALALLTALDVDSYRDKGEAITAILQSDDERARDWLQALLDGRLQRIDDGRFVLVLENRGRDWPVADALTNESLGEMSRRDLDRIGINNALRNQLRSAIAVVDLYSPNVERRRTSADRLLGEVDGELADTLEPVIADAEDEYVRTRLAQAVAIYRAEQGEMAGVEALTGSLHPRARVALGRAANSEDPIVADAAATALAGIEQQLKINRGLETLYFGLSLGSVLVLAAIGLAITFGVMGVINMAHGELMMLGAYTTWMMQQLLPGQPGLALILSIPAGFMVAALVGIAIERGVIQFLKGRPLETLLATFGISLILQQLVRTVISPLNRTVVTPEWMSGSLVINDALSLTLNRMFVLGFALVVFAALMLIMRRTRLGLEVRAVTQNRAMARSMGIRATRVDIMTFALGSGVAGLAGVALSQLTNVGPNLGQNYIIDSFMVVVFGGVGNLWGTLVAGLSLGVINQVLEPWAGAVLAKIIVLVFIILFIQKRPRGLFPQKGRAAEG